The following proteins come from a genomic window of Trifolium pratense cultivar HEN17-A07 linkage group LG4, ARS_RC_1.1, whole genome shotgun sequence:
- the LOC123919469 gene encoding uncharacterized protein LOC123919469, with protein MPKFMHPFIEDIINVDGDGYCGYRAVALAQRGNEDDFELIRCNMSRELRLNKDMYVAIFGCEERYQYICDALLPPPRTRQRTSIRNSVAPMDKWFTLPDMGHIVATILDRVVVQLSILQNGPCETFFPLRSIPSPNPSSRVICLGALPDHYVLVKLKVGCPIPKSNKSWKQYCAKQSLGWEDSFIAAQHRFEEMMSTENVVPIQIVGAGSRETPLVID; from the coding sequence ATGCCAAAATTCATGCATCCCTTCATTGAAGATATCATCAACGTGGACGGCGACGGCTATTGTGGTTACCGTGCCGTTGCATTGGCTCAGAGAGGCAACGAAGATGATTTTGAACTGATACGGTGCAACATGAGCAGGGAGTTGCGATTGAATAAGGATATGTATGTTGCTATATTTGGTTGCGAGGAGCGTTACCAATATATCTGTGATGCACTACTCCCACCCCCGAGGACGAGACAACGTACTAGTATTAGGAATAGTGTTGCACCGATGGATAAATGGTTCACGTTGCCGGATATGGGACATATCGTGGCCACCATATTGGATAGAGTAGTTGTTCAGCTCTCCATACTTCAAAATGGGCCTTGTGAAACTTTTTTCCCATTGCGTTCCATTCCGTCACCAAACCCGTCTTCAAGGGTTATTTGCCTTGGCGCGTTACCGGATCACTATGTTTTGGTAAAGCTTAAAGTTGGGTGTCCGATACCCAAATCAAACAAGTCGTGGAAGCAATATTGTGCTAAACAAAGTTTGGGTTGGGAAGATTCATTCATAGCTGCGCAACATAGGTTCGAGGAGATGATGAGCACCGAGAACGTTGTCCCCATCCAAATAGTTGGTGCAGGCAGTAGAGAAACTCCGTTGGTGATTGACTGA
- the LOC123922245 gene encoding uncharacterized protein LOC123922245 → MDVSLTQRMRSTLAAVYFGDGKPHLFRINDGETFEGLKQQLYQLNRTVNNPNDNRTVSNLLYRKPSIGSDGRVAFTRMAVENNDDVETMFSIFEQYSSTGPIELDATLTRSVEAILACLVGPEDPNRQTK, encoded by the coding sequence ATGGATGTCTCACTCACACAACGAATGAGATCTACTCTTGCGGCAGTTTACTTCGGCGATGGAAAACCGCATTTGTTTCGAATCAATGACGGTGAAACGTTCGAAGGTCTGAAACAGCAGCTGTACCAACTGAATCGCACCGTCAACAACCCGAACGACAATAGAACGGTATCAAATCTCCTGTATCGAAAGCCATCAATTGGTTCTGACGGACGCGTTGCTTTCACTCGTATGGCTGTTGAAAACAACGATGATGTTGAAACTATGTTTTCAATCTTCGAGCAGTACTCCTCCACGGGACCTATCGAGCTAGATGCGACACTGACAAGATCAGTTGAAGCCATCCTTGCTTGTCTTGTTGGGCCGGAAGACCCAAATAGGCAAACTAAGTGA
- the LOC123881865 gene encoding transcription factor bHLH148-like, producing the protein MTSPSTTTPPNIVTNTDSKRKRTKNRAYKNLQDQLQTTHPKWKSQTQQQIYSTKLRQALTRVNTSTTQRRGKAVREAADKALAMTAKGRTRWSRAILTTRLKLKFRKKKKQKQRLTASPLNRSKKSRINVLRLKGKVVPSVQRKVKFLGGLVPGCKKEPLPVILEEAIDYIPALEMQVRAMSALFNLLSASTSGAGAGVGSGSS; encoded by the coding sequence ATGACATCACCATCTACAACAACACCACCAAACATAGTAACAAACACAGACTCAAAGAGAAAGAGAACAAAAAACAGAGCATACAAGAATCTTCAAGATCAGCTTCAAACCACCCACCCAAAATGGAAATCTCAAACACAACAACAAATCTACTCTACCAAACTCCGACAAGCCTTAACAAGAGTCAACACATCAACAACACAACGCCGTGGAAAAGCCGTTCGAGAAGCCGCCGATAAAGCACTAGCCATGACAGCTAAAGGAAGAACTCGATGGAGCAGAGCCATTTTAACAACCCGGCTCAAACTCAAGTttaggaagaagaagaaacagaaaCAGAGACTAACGGCGTCACCGTTAAATCGGTCAAAGAAATCAAGGATCAATGTTTTACGGTTGAAGGGGAAGGTGGTTCCTAGTGTGCAGAGGAAAGTAAAGTTCCTTGGAGGATTGGTTCCTGGTTGTAAAAAAGAACCGTTACCGGTGATTCTGGAAGAAGCTATTGATTATATACCTGCGCTTGAGATGCAGGTTCGAGCTATGAGTGCTCTTTTTAATCTTCTTTCAGCTTCTACTTCCGGTGCCGGTGCCGGTGTTGGCTCCGGTTCCAGTTGA
- the LOC123881510 gene encoding protein MAIN-LIKE 1-like isoform X2, which produces MTDDKVGRTRRGGASKAHSSARRQAAVNVDKIPSRAKGKAVSTTMDEPRPEDAESQEENEDVEENISEEGEEEGEEGEEGVDEEAEEADEEADEEGDDDGEEEVDEEAEEEMEEEEEAEQPPPEPKKPRKKVTRVTQGRNPPRVKPPPVTCYDGGPSDLSLLPGFGKHVAVPLWKGELQSRYLRVMNNGKKINNFKICPKEYSWFWNVVNASGLETLRRTNYNHTDWGLLTAFAERWHPETGTFHLPIGEMTITLDDVSSLLHIPITGKMLDHNGTSCTKEDGEEMCVEYLNFPISKCKKEFQKMKGAHIGFKALKDLYLDNLKDALKAERLKKPAEDVEFLRECTIRCYLLYLIGATIFTNKSMQYVDVIFLTYLRDLSLVNTWNWGASGLAYLYNYLDAASRPRCGNHGGYNCLFQAWIMAHFKTFGGRFVDERYTHDNPYAARFLPLKGPKFPGQHRSALDTMRMDEVVFCPYEEHRQTRPFQDISWYTGWIMCGSAIINPHLPERVLRQFGHVQSIPRHPDVSAKAGMNRFTIADAFASYLTANYVTEEMRGPKVVRAFDTVPGYIPWLYRVSHPKILPPVEADPPTHANLEEDNVSGECDVSEVTKKVRADLRKALDGQLNLADALVVIEKAYTDLEPVDAYLVRRKRKRDSGEGTKKRKKKKKTTTEDAGTSSL; this is translated from the exons ATGACGGACGACAAAGTTGGCCGAACAAGACGTGGCGGTGCAAGCAAAGCACATAGCTCTGCACGTAGACAGGCTGCGGTCAATGTAGATAAAATTCCAAGTCGAGCTAAAGGGAAAGCAGTTTCAACCACGATGGATGAGCCTCGACCGGAGGATGCAGAATCGCAAGAGGAGAATGAAGACGTGGAAGAAAATATTTCTGAAGAAGGGGAAGAGGAAGGGGAGGAAGGGGAGGAAGGAGTGGATGAGGAAGCGGAGGAAGCGGATGAGGAAGCGGATGAAGAGGGGGATGATGATGGGGAAGAAGAAGTTGATGAGGAAGCGGAAGAGGAAATGGAGGAGGAAGAGGAGGCTGAACAACCACCACCAGAACCTAAAAAACCACGGAAAAAGGTTACACGAGTAACACAAGGAAGGAACCCACCACGAGTTAAACCACCACCAGTTACATGTTATGATGGTGGTCCGTCTGACTTGTCTTTGTTGCCGGGATTTGGAAAACATGTTGCTGTACCGTTGTGGAAAGGAGAG CTCCAATCCCGGTATTTGAGGGTAATGAACAACgggaaaaaaatcaacaatttcaAGATATGTCCGAAAGAGTACTCGTGGTTTTGGAATGTCGTTAATGCGTCCGGACTCGAAACTCTGCGGCGGACAAATTACAATCACACCGATTGGGGTCTGTTGACGGCATTTGCAGAGCGATGGCATCCTGAGACCGGAACTTTCCATCTTCCTATTGGTGAGATGACTATAACCTTGGACGACGTGTCCTCATTGCTTCATATTCCGATTACCGGAAAAATGCTCGACCACAACGGAACGTCATGTACAAAGGAAGATGGTGAAGAGATGTGCGTAGAGTATCTGAACTTCCCTATTAGTAAGTGCAAGAAAGAGTTTCAAAAAATGAAAGGAGCACATATAGGGTTTAAGGCGTTGAAGGATTTGTATCTCGATAATTTGAAGGATGCCTTGAAAGCTGAAAGGTTAAAGAAGCCTGCTGAAGATGTGGAATTCCTCAGGGAATGCACCATTAGATGCTATTTGCTCTACTTGATCGGTGCAACCATTTTCACCAACAAAAGTATGCAGTACGTGGACGTCATTTTTCTTACCTACTTGCGAGACCTCAGTTTAGTTAACACGTGGAATTGGGGTGCTTCTGGGCTGGCATATCTGTACAACTACTTGGATGCTGCAAGCCGCCCGAGATGTGGAAATCATGGTGGTTATAACTGTCTATTTCAG GCCTGGATTATGGCGcatttcaaaacttttggtGGACGTTTTGTTGATGAGAGATACACCCACGACAATCCCTATGCGGCAAGATTTTTGCCTTTAAAAGGACCAAAATTTCCAGGGCAGCATAGGTCCGCATTGGATACAATGCGCATGGATGAAGTGGTGTTTTGCCCATATGAGGAGCACCGGCAAACCAGACCCTTTCAAGATATCAGTTGGTACACTGGTTGGATTATGTGTGGAAGTGCTATTATCAATCCACACTTGCCAGAACGTGTCCTCCGACAATTTGGACATGTCCAGTCTATCCCTAGGCACCCTGATGTATCTGCAAAGGCTGGTATGAATCGGTTTACGATTGCTGATGCATTTGCTTCCTACCTGACTGCCAACTATGTGACAGAGGAGATGCGAGGACCAAAAGTTGTGCGTGCATTTGATACCGTACCCGGATACATTCCATGGTTATACCGTGTTTCTCATCCGAAGATATTGCCACCGGTTGAAGCGGATCCACCAACACATGCTAACCTTGAGGAGGACAACGTGAGTGGTGAATGCGACGTGTCTGAAGTGACTAAGAAGGTTCGAGCGGATTTGAGGAAAGCGCTCGATGGTCAACTCAATTTGGCCGATGCTTTGGTGGTTATTGAAAAAGCCTACACTGATTTGGAGCCTGTAGATGCATATTTGGTGCGACGGAAGAGGAAAAGAGACTCGGGTGAAGGAacaaagaagaggaagaagaagaagaagacaacaACTGAAGATGCCGGAACAAGCAgcttgtag
- the LOC123921902 gene encoding calcium-binding protein CP1 yields the protein MCPSGRTLRPQPPTTDFRPAFEILDTDCDGKISRDDLRSFYATISGGVSADAIGAMMSVADTNMDGFVEYEEFERVVSGNNEKRPLGCGAMEDVFKVMDRDGDGKLSHEDLKNYMNWAGFHATDEDINAMIKFGGGDQNGGVSFDGLIRILALDHFVPVY from the coding sequence ATGTGTCCTTCTGGCAGAACCCTCCGCCCACAACCTCCAACAACCGATTTCCGGCCGGCATTCGAAATTCTTGACACCGATTGCGATGGCAAAATAAGCCGAGACGATCTCCGCTCATTTTATGCAACAATAAGCGGAGGCGTCTCTGCTGATGCAATCGGTGCCATGATGTCTGTGGCTGACACAAACATGGACGGATTCGTGGAATACGAGGAATTCGAGCGGGTTGTTAGTGGAAACAATGAAAAGAGACCGTTAGGTTGTGGTGCCATGGAAGATGTGTTCAAGGTTATGGATAGAGATGGTGATGGTAAACTTAGTCATGAAGATTTGAAGAATTATATGAATTGGGCTGGTTTTCATGCTACCGATGAAGATATAAATGCTATGATTAAGTTTGGTGGTGGTGATCAAAACGGTGGCGTTAGCTTTGATGGTTTGATTCGTATATTAGCTCTTGATCATTTTGTCCCTGTTTATTGA
- the LOC123921315 gene encoding DNA replication licensing factor MCM2 produces MDSGNPASTPDSPTSPSVGFNTDQLPHTHTSRASEDDEASVDPDIIRDEPEPEEDEDGEDLYNDNFLEDYRRMDEADQFESVGLDDSVEDERDFDQIMEDRRAAEIELDNRDGRASNRSKLPQLLHDGDTDDDSYRPSKRARADHRSSVPSDDDLDGMNSSPGRSPRRHSREDNPTTDQNDDDQYEDDFDDEAGYEMYRVQGTLREWVTRDEVRRFIARKFKDFLLTYVNPKNEHGDFEYVRLINEMVSANKCSLEIDYKQFIYVHPNIAIWLADAPHSVLEVMEDVAKSVVFQLHPNYKHIHQKIYVRITNLPVYDQIRNIRQIHLNTMIRIGGVVTRRSGVFPQLQQVKYDCNKCGAILGPFFQNSYSEVKVGSCPECQSKGPFSVNIEQTIYRNFQKLTLQESPGIVPAGRLPRYKEVILLNDLIDCARPGEEIEVTGVYTNNFDLSLNTKNGFPVFSTVVEANYVTKKQDLFSAYKLTQEDKEEIENLGKDPRIGERIVKSIAPSIYGHDDIKTAIALAMFGGQEKNVEGKHRLRGDINVLLLGDPGTAKSQFLKYVEKTGQRAVYTTGKGASAVGLTAAVHKDPVTREWTLEGGALVLADRGICLIDEFDKMNDQDRVSIHEAMEQQSISISKAGIVTSLQARCSVIAAANPIGGRYDSSKLFTQNVELTDPIISRFDVLCVVKDVVDPVTDEMLAKFVVDSHFKSQPKGANNDDKSVSESQDASGMPTDPEILPQDLLKKYITYAKLNVFPRLHDADLEKLTHVYAELRRESSHGQGVPIAVRHIESMIRMSEAHARMHLRQHVTQEDVDMAIRVLLDSFISTQKFGVQKALQKSFRKYMTFKKDYNDMLIYILRGLVNNALQFEGIATGSISNLTHIDVKVDDLYAKAQEYDISDLTPFFNSRKFSDANFVYDDERRVIRHHLAR; encoded by the exons ATGGATTCTGGAAACCCTGCATCAACTCCCGATTCGCCAACCTCACCGTCCGTTGGTTTCAACACCGATCAACTTCCTCACACTCACACCAGTCGTGCTTCTGAAGACGACGAAGCTTCCGTTGATCCTGATATCATTCGTGACGAACCTGAAccggaagaagatgaagatggagaAGATCTCTACAATGACAATTTTCTGGA GGATTATCGGAGGATGGATGAAGCTGATCAGTTCGAATCGGTTGGATTGGATGATTCGGTTGAAGATGAGAGAGATTTTGATCAGATCATGGAGGATCGTAGGGCTGCTGAAATTGAACTGGATAATCGCGATGGTCGTGCTTCCAATCGCAGTAAACTTCCTCAGCTTCTCCACGACGGGG ATACTGATGATGACAGTTATAGGCCTTCTAAAAGGGCCAGAGCTGATCACAGGTCTTCTGTACCGAGTGATGATGATCTTGATGGGATGAATAGTTCACCTGGAAGGTCACCAAGAAGACACTCAAGGGAGGATAATCCAACTACTGATCAAAATGATGATGATCAATATGAG GATGATTTTGATGACGAAGCTGGGTATGAGATGTACCGTGTTCAAGGAACTCTTAGAGAATGGGTTACAAGAGATGAAGTGCGCCGATTCATAGCCAGAAAGTTCAAAGATTTCTTACTCACTTATGTCAATCCAAAGAATGAACATGGAGACTTTGAATATGTGCGTCTGATAAATGAAATGGTGTCAG CTAACAAGTGCAGTTTGGAGATAGATTACAAGCAATTTATCTACGTCCATCCCAACATTGCCATTTGGCTGGCTGATGCACCTCATTCTGTTTTAGAAGTTATGGAGGATGTTGCTAAAAGCGTTGTCTTTCAATTACATCCAAATTACAAACATATACATCAAAAGATTTATGTGCGCATTACCAACTTACCAGTTTATGATCAGATTCGAAATATTAG ACAGATCCATTTGAATACAATGATCCGAATTGGAGGAGTTGTAACCAGGCGTTCCGGAGTTTTCCCCCAGTTGCAACAGGTCAAGTATGACTGTAACAAATGTGGGGCAATTTTAGGACCTTTTTTTCAGAATTCCTATTCAGAGGTGAAAGTTGGTTCCTGTCCCGAGTGTCAATCAAAAGGACCATTCAGTGTCAATATTGAACAG ACAATTTACAGAAATTTTCAAAAGCTCACTCTTCAAGAGAGCCCAGGAATTGTTCCTGCGGGGCGATTGCCAAGATACAAGGAAGTTATACTGTTGAATGATCTGATTGACTGTGCTCGACCTGGAGAAGAGATT GAGGTCACAGGTGTTTATACCAATAACTTTGACTTGTCTCTAAACACAAAGAATGGTTTTCCAGTGTTTTCCACTGTTGTCGAGGCAAATTATGTTACAAAGAAGCAAGATCTCTTCTCTGCCTACAAACTTACACAGGAAGACAAAGAAGAGATTGAAAATTTGGGCAAAGACCCCCGAATTGGAGAAAGG ATTGTCAAGTCTATTGCTCCATCAATCTATGGTCATGATGATATAAAAACTGCAATAGCTTTAGCTATGTTTGGAGGTCAAGAAAAGAATGTTGAAGGGAAACATCGGCTGAGAGGGGACATAAATGTTCTCCTTCTTGGCGATCCAGGAACAGCAAAGTCTCAATTTCTAAA GTATGTGGAAAAAACTGGACAGAGAGCTGTATACACCACTGGCAAAGGAGCTTCTGCTGTGGGTCTCACAGCTGCAGTTCACAAGGATCCAGTCACAAGGGAATGGACCCTTGAGGGGGGAGCTCTTGTTCTAGCTGACAGGGGAATTTGTCTCATTGATGAATTTGACAAGATGAATGATCAGGATCg GGTAAGTATCCATGAAGCCATGGAGCAGCAAAGCATAAGCATATCGAAAGCTGGAATTGTCACATCTCTTCAAGCACGCTGTTCTGTCATTGCTGCTGCCAATCCAATTGGAGGAAG ATATGATTCCTCAAAATTGTTTACTCAAAATGTTGAATTGACAGATCCTATTATTTCTCGTTTTGACGTCCTCTGCGTTGTGAAG GACGTGGTTGATCCAGTCACTGATGAAATGCTTGCAAAGTTTGTTGTTGACAGTCACTTCAAATCACAACCCAAGGGTGCTAACAATGATGATAAGTCTGTGAGTGAGTCCCAAGATGCATCTGGAATGCCAACTGACCCAGAG ATACTTCCTCAAGATCTGCTGAAGAAGTACATTACATATGCCAAGTTGAATGTTTTCCCAAGGTTACATGATGCTGATTTAGAGAAACTGACACATGTATATGCAGAGCTGCGGAGGGAATCATCT CACGGACAAGGAGTCCCCATCGCAGTAAGGCACATTGAATCAATGATAAGGATGTCTGAAGCTCATGCGAGAATGCATCTCAGACAGCATGTCACACAAGAGGATGTGGACATGGCAATTCGTGTTCTACTTGATTCATTCATTTCAACCCAAAAGTTTGGGGTGCAGAAGGCACTCCAGAAg AGTTTTAGAAAGTACATGACTTTCAAGAAGGACTATAATGATATGCTCATTTATATTCTCCGCGGGCTTGTAAACAATGCTTTGCAGTTCGAAGGAATTGCCACTGGATCTATATCAAATCTAACACACATAGATGTCAAAGTAGACGATCTCTATGCTAAG GCTCAAGAGTATGATATATCTGATCTGACACCGTTCTTCAACAGCAGGAAATTTTCAGATGCCAATTTTGTATATGATGATGAACGACGAGTGATCAGACATCACCTTGCTAGGTGA